A window from Burkholderiales bacterium encodes these proteins:
- the ruvA gene encoding Holliday junction ATP-dependent DNA helicase RuvA, whose protein sequence is MIGRISGILVEKHPPMVLVDAHGVGYEIDVPMSTFYQLPATGAQVTLFTHLVVREDAHQLFGFWTVQERRTFRQLLKIAGVGARTALAVLSGLSVQELNQAVASQDAGRLTRIPGIGKKTAERLLLELRDRLKAEAGAAGEAAGLSPGGDILNALLALGYNDREAQWAVGQLDASLSVADGIRQALKLLSKA, encoded by the coding sequence ATGATCGGCCGCATCAGCGGCATCCTGGTGGAGAAGCACCCGCCCATGGTGCTGGTGGACGCCCACGGCGTGGGCTACGAGATCGACGTGCCCATGAGCACCTTCTATCAACTGCCCGCCACCGGCGCCCAGGTGACGCTCTTCACCCATCTGGTGGTGCGGGAGGACGCCCACCAGCTCTTCGGCTTCTGGACCGTTCAGGAGCGCCGCACCTTCCGGCAACTGCTGAAGATCGCCGGCGTCGGCGCGCGCACGGCCCTGGCGGTTCTCTCCGGCCTTTCGGTGCAGGAGTTGAACCAGGCGGTGGCGAGCCAGGACGCCGGGCGCTTGACCAGGATCCCCGGGATCGGCAAGAAGACCGCGGAGCGGCTGCTGCTGGAGCTCAGAGACCGGCTCAAGGCGGAGGCCGGCGCCGCCGGCGAAGCGGCGGGCCTGTCGCCGGGCGGCGACATCCTCAATGCGCTCCTGGCCCTGGGCTATAATGACCGCGAAGCTCAGTGGGCCGTGGGGCAGCTTGATGCAAGCCTCTCCGTGGCTGACGGCATCCGGCAGGCGCTCAAGCTGCTTTCGAAGGCGTGA
- the ruvC gene encoding crossover junction endodeoxyribonuclease RuvC, whose translation MKGGTRILGIDPGLQVTGFGILDKAGQKLGYVTSGCIRTPDGELPGRLRAILESLSRVIGEYRPQQVAVEEVFVNVNPRSTLLLGQARGAAICACVTHGLPVAEYTALQVKQAVVGNGHARKEQVQEMVKRLLHLPGPPSADAADALACAICHAHGGMGLGRLPTAGYRVSRGRLR comes from the coding sequence GTGAAGGGCGGCACCCGCATCCTCGGCATCGACCCCGGGCTCCAGGTCACGGGATTCGGCATTCTCGACAAGGCGGGACAGAAGCTCGGCTACGTGACGAGCGGCTGCATCCGCACCCCGGACGGGGAGCTTCCGGGGCGGCTCCGGGCCATCCTCGAAAGCCTAAGCCGGGTGATCGGCGAATACCGGCCCCAGCAGGTGGCGGTGGAGGAGGTGTTCGTCAACGTCAATCCCCGCTCCACCCTGCTCCTCGGCCAGGCGCGGGGGGCGGCCATCTGCGCCTGCGTGACCCACGGGCTGCCGGTGGCCGAGTACACGGCGCTGCAGGTGAAGCAGGCGGTGGTGGGCAACGGCCACGCGCGTAAGGAACAGGTGCAGGAGATGGTGAAGCGCCTGCTCCACCTTCCCGGCCCGCCCAGCGCGGACGCGGCCGATGCCCTGGCCTGCGCCATCTGCCACGCTCACGGCGGCATGGGGCTCGGAAGGCTGCCCACCGCCGGCTACCGGGTGAGTCGGGGGAGGCTGCGATGA
- a CDS encoding putative transcriptional regulatory protein: protein MAGHSKWANIRFRKERADAKKGKVFTRLIREITVAAREGGGDPAANPRLRLAIDKAFEHNMPKENVERAIKRGTGQLEGAEYEEVRYEGYGIGGAAVMVDCLTDNRTRTVADVRHTFTKHGGNLGTDGCVAYLFKHCGQLVFAPGTDENRLIEAALEAGAEDVIVNDDGSLEVITAVADFDAVRKKIEAAGLKPEVAEVTMRPVTEVELRGEDAARMRKLLDALEALDDVQEVYTTAVLTE, encoded by the coding sequence ATGGCAGGTCACAGCAAATGGGCGAACATTCGCTTCCGCAAGGAACGGGCTGACGCGAAGAAGGGTAAGGTCTTCACTCGTCTCATCCGGGAGATCACGGTGGCCGCTCGGGAGGGCGGGGGCGACCCGGCCGCCAACCCCCGGCTGCGGCTCGCTATCGACAAGGCCTTCGAGCACAACATGCCCAAGGAAAACGTCGAGCGGGCGATCAAGCGCGGCACCGGCCAGCTCGAAGGGGCGGAGTACGAGGAGGTGCGTTACGAGGGCTACGGGATCGGCGGCGCGGCGGTGATGGTGGATTGCTTGACCGACAACCGGACGCGCACCGTGGCGGACGTGCGCCACACCTTCACCAAGCACGGCGGCAACCTGGGTACCGACGGCTGCGTCGCTTATCTGTTCAAGCACTGCGGCCAGCTCGTGTTCGCCCCCGGCACCGACGAGAACCGCCTCATAGAGGCGGCGCTGGAAGCGGGCGCCGAAGACGTGATCGTCAACGACGACGGGAGCCTGGAAGTGATCACCGCGGTGGCGGATTTCGACGCGGTCCGGAAAAAGATCGAGGCGGCGGGGCTCAAGCCGGAAGTGGCGGAAGTGACCATGCGTCCCGTCACCGAGGTGGAGCTCAGGGGGGAAGACGCCGCCCGCATGCGCAAGCTGCTGGACGCGCTGGAGGCCCTGGACGACGTCCAGGAGGTGTACACCACCGCGGTGCTCACCGAGTGA
- a CDS encoding ATP-binding protein: MADPILVAKNARHELSLLPKMGNRHGLITGATGTGKTVTLQRLAEGFSRIGVPVFLTDVKGDISGLSQPGGGNKKVEERLAVLGLEGFEYRGCPVAFWDVFGGQGHPVRATVSEMGPLLLGRMLGLNDTQQGVLTLAFKIADDAGLLLLDLKDLRALLTHVGENARRFVTEYGNVSAASVGAIQRALLALEQEGAEALFGEPALDIQDLMRTEGGEGVVNILGAERLMNAPRVYGAFLLWLLSELFENLPEVGDPEKPRLVFFFDEAHLLFDDAPEALLDKIEQVVRLIRSKGVGVYFVTQNPLDVPDRVLGQLGNRIQHALRAFTPRDQKAVRAAATTMRANPALDLEQAITELGVGEALVSLLDEKGRPGVTERAFIVPPASHIGPIAPEVRERLIRASPLYGRYEKTVDRESAFEVLKARAGQATAGAGEPSQPEEQGSLGGLLDKAFGGGAGRRQSALEAMVKSAARTVGAELGRQLLRGVLGGLLGGTRRRR, translated from the coding sequence ATGGCCGATCCCATCCTGGTTGCCAAGAACGCCCGGCACGAGCTGTCCCTCCTGCCCAAGATGGGGAACCGCCACGGCCTCATCACTGGGGCCACGGGCACGGGCAAGACGGTGACGCTGCAAAGGCTGGCGGAAGGCTTCAGCCGCATCGGCGTGCCCGTGTTCCTCACCGACGTGAAGGGCGACATCTCCGGCCTGAGCCAGCCCGGGGGCGGGAACAAGAAGGTGGAGGAGCGCCTCGCGGTCTTGGGGCTCGAGGGCTTCGAGTACCGCGGCTGCCCGGTCGCCTTCTGGGACGTCTTCGGCGGCCAGGGCCATCCGGTGCGCGCCACCGTCTCCGAGATGGGCCCCCTGCTCCTCGGGCGCATGCTGGGCCTCAACGACACCCAGCAAGGCGTCCTCACCCTGGCCTTCAAGATCGCCGACGACGCGGGGCTCTTGCTCCTCGACTTGAAGGACCTGCGGGCCCTGCTCACCCACGTGGGCGAGAACGCCCGGCGCTTCGTCACCGAGTACGGCAACGTCTCCGCCGCCAGCGTCGGGGCGATCCAGCGCGCTCTACTCGCCCTGGAGCAAGAGGGAGCCGAGGCGCTCTTCGGCGAGCCGGCCCTGGACATCCAGGACCTGATGCGCACCGAGGGGGGCGAGGGAGTGGTCAACATCCTGGGCGCCGAGCGGCTCATGAACGCGCCCCGGGTCTACGGCGCGTTCCTCCTGTGGCTGCTCTCGGAGCTGTTCGAGAACCTGCCCGAGGTGGGCGATCCGGAAAAGCCCCGGCTGGTGTTCTTCTTCGACGAGGCCCATCTCCTCTTCGACGACGCCCCCGAGGCGCTGCTGGACAAGATCGAGCAGGTGGTGCGGCTGATCCGCTCCAAGGGCGTAGGCGTGTATTTCGTCACCCAGAATCCCCTGGATGTGCCCGACCGGGTGCTGGGCCAGCTCGGCAACCGCATCCAGCACGCCCTGCGGGCCTTCACGCCCCGGGACCAGAAGGCGGTCAGGGCCGCCGCCACCACCATGCGTGCCAACCCTGCCCTCGATTTGGAACAGGCCATCACCGAGCTGGGCGTGGGCGAAGCGCTGGTGTCCCTGCTGGACGAGAAAGGCCGCCCCGGCGTCACGGAGCGGGCCTTCATCGTGCCGCCCGCGAGCCACATCGGCCCGATCGCGCCCGAGGTGCGGGAACGATTGATCCGTGCCTCCCCCCTCTACGGGCGCTATGAGAAGACTGTCGATCGGGAGTCGGCCTTCGAGGTGCTCAAGGCCCGCGCCGGGCAGGCAACGGCGGGCGCGGGAGAGCCCTCCCAGCCAGAGGAGCAAGGAAGCCTGGGCGGGCTGCTGGACAAAGCGTTCGGCGGTGGAGCCGGGCGGCGCCAGTCGGCGTTGGAGGCCATGGTGAAGAGCGCGGCCCGCACCGTTGGCGCGGAGCTGGGCCGGCAGCTCCTGCGGGGAGTGCTGGGCGGGCTCCTGGGGGGCACCCGGCGCCGCCGCTGA
- a CDS encoding multidrug DMT transporter permease yields MAAPPRSEGSGATGALLAAVGAVGFSGKAILIKLAYAYPVDAVTLLALRMLMSLPFFVLMALLSGRNPGYSMERGDWGAILGLGFLGYYLASYLDFLGLQYISAGLERLILFLYPTMVLAISALALKLPVTRMHVAALALSYGGIVLVFADHVRLAGNAAETALGSLLVFGSALSYAIYLVWGGQVITRLGSARFTAYAMTVASVLCILQFALTHPWSALGLPAPVYGYGFLMAVLSTVLPVWATSEGIRRIGASRAALVGAIGPVSTIFLANLFLGEPITAPQLAGAGLVLAGVLLLSLKAGVQPARS; encoded by the coding sequence ATGGCTGCGCCGCCGCGGAGCGAAGGCTCGGGTGCTACCGGTGCGCTGCTCGCGGCCGTCGGGGCGGTGGGCTTTTCGGGCAAGGCGATCCTGATCAAGCTCGCCTACGCCTACCCGGTGGACGCCGTGACCCTCCTCGCCCTGCGGATGCTCATGTCGCTGCCCTTTTTCGTGCTCATGGCGCTCCTGTCCGGGCGCAACCCGGGCTACTCCATGGAACGCGGCGACTGGGGAGCGATCCTAGGCCTCGGCTTCCTCGGCTATTATCTCGCCAGCTACCTGGACTTCCTCGGGCTGCAATACATCTCCGCCGGGCTCGAGCGGTTAATCCTGTTCCTCTATCCGACGATGGTGCTCGCCATTTCCGCCCTGGCCCTGAAGCTCCCGGTGACCCGGATGCACGTGGCGGCCCTGGCGCTCTCCTACGGAGGCATCGTGCTGGTCTTCGCCGACCATGTGCGGCTCGCCGGCAACGCGGCCGAAACGGCCCTGGGGAGCCTGCTGGTCTTCGGCAGCGCCCTTTCCTACGCCATCTATCTGGTGTGGGGCGGCCAGGTCATCACCCGGCTGGGCAGCGCCCGCTTCACCGCCTACGCCATGACGGTGGCGAGCGTGTTGTGCATTCTCCAGTTCGCCCTCACCCACCCCTGGTCCGCCCTGGGGCTGCCCGCCCCGGTGTACGGCTACGGCTTCCTGATGGCGGTGCTCTCCACCGTGCTGCCGGTGTGGGCCACGAGCGAAGGCATCCGCCGCATCGGGGCGAGCCGCGCCGCGCTGGTGGGCGCCATCGGGCCGGTTTCCACCATCTTTCTTGCCAACCTGTTTCTCGGCGAGCCCATCACCGCGCCCCAGCTCGCGGGCGCGGGGCTGGTCCTGGCGGGCGTTCTGCTGCTCAGCCTCAAGGCGGGCGTGCAGCCCGCCCGCTCTTAG
- a CDS encoding hydrolase produces the protein MQECIFCRLVRREIPASIVYEDDAVIAFMDIGQVNPGHVIVASRAHHRNLLDLDEALAGECFRVAARIAKAVKKATGCAGLNLFQANEAAGFQTVYHFHLHVLPRHANDGLKLVWPTQNPPREALDRMAGEIRAALA, from the coding sequence ATGCAGGAGTGCATCTTTTGCCGGCTGGTGCGGAGGGAAATCCCGGCCAGCATCGTGTATGAGGACGACGCGGTGATCGCCTTCATGGACATCGGGCAGGTGAACCCGGGCCACGTGATCGTGGCGAGCCGCGCCCACCATCGCAACCTGCTGGACCTGGACGAGGCGCTGGCGGGCGAGTGTTTTCGCGTCGCCGCCCGCATCGCCAAGGCGGTGAAGAAGGCGACCGGGTGCGCAGGGCTCAACCTGTTCCAGGCCAACGAGGCGGCCGGGTTCCAGACGGTCTACCACTTCCACCTGCACGTGCTGCCGCGCCACGCCAACGACGGGCTCAAGCTCGTCTGGCCGACCCAGAACCCGCCCCGGGAGGCGCTGGACCGGATGGCGGGCGAGATCCGCGCCGCGCTGGCCTAG
- the sigR gene encoding ECF RNA polymerase sigma factor SigR encodes MANPGEAAPEESSSRDAGRRRFFEKEIRRLTDRLYGVALRLTRNPADAEDLVAETVAKAWSHLDELRDPLGFGKWIMRILTNTFISTWRHRRCQREVAWEDEAAGDEGEPDEDRFSLFEKLHQPFLLWWGTPEHALLNKLLREDLEKAIDSLPDEFRLVVVLVDLEGYAYAEAAELLHVPVGTVRSRLNRARGQLQRALWKQAIEAGLLPHAAPHEE; translated from the coding sequence ATGGCAAACCCAGGCGAAGCCGCCCCGGAGGAATCCTCGTCCCGGGACGCCGGCCGCCGCCGCTTTTTCGAAAAGGAGATACGGCGCCTGACGGATCGGCTCTACGGTGTCGCCCTGCGCTTGACCCGCAACCCGGCGGACGCCGAGGACCTGGTCGCGGAGACCGTCGCCAAGGCCTGGTCCCATCTCGATGAGTTGCGCGACCCGCTGGGCTTCGGCAAATGGATCATGCGCATCCTCACCAACACCTTCATCAGCACCTGGCGGCACCGCCGGTGCCAGCGCGAGGTGGCGTGGGAGGACGAGGCGGCCGGTGACGAAGGGGAGCCCGACGAGGACCGGTTTTCCCTGTTCGAGAAGCTGCACCAGCCGTTTCTCCTCTGGTGGGGCACGCCCGAGCATGCGTTGCTCAACAAGCTCTTGCGGGAAGATCTCGAGAAAGCCATCGACTCGCTGCCCGACGAGTTTCGCCTCGTGGTGGTGCTGGTCGACCTGGAAGGGTACGCCTACGCGGAAGCCGCCGAGCTGCTGCACGTGCCGGTGGGCACGGTGCGCTCGCGCCTGAACCGGGCCCGGGGACAGCTCCAACGGGCCCTCTGGAAGCAGGCCATCGAGGCCGGGCTTCTGCCCCACGCGGCGCCCCACGAGGAATGA
- a CDS encoding cupin, with protein sequence MGEAAESILAMEAASPLSDGLPEGRETASERLISGFRHEEGAMKGLKMVKLSIIALALGTFGVPGAWAAGPYRGEGHLITAGDAFTWSDVASMAPGAKIAVIEGPLNEAVPFIFRLKLPANYKIAPHWHPAYERVTVISGTLYFAAGDRFAPEKATALTAGAVAIMPPKMPMYGFTKEETVIQVHGTGPWGIEYVNPADDPRKK encoded by the coding sequence ATGGGCGAGGCGGCGGAATCGATCCTGGCGATGGAGGCGGCCAGCCCGCTCTCCGACGGTCTGCCGGAGGGCCGGGAAACGGCCTCTGAGCGGTTGATCAGTGGTTTTCGCCACGAGGAGGGCGCCATGAAAGGCTTAAAGATGGTGAAGTTGTCGATAATCGCGCTCGCGTTGGGCACATTCGGCGTGCCCGGGGCGTGGGCGGCGGGCCCGTACCGGGGAGAGGGTCACCTCATCACGGCGGGCGACGCGTTCACTTGGTCGGATGTGGCGTCGATGGCACCCGGGGCCAAGATCGCGGTCATCGAGGGGCCCTTGAACGAGGCGGTGCCGTTCATTTTCCGGCTCAAGCTCCCCGCCAACTACAAGATCGCGCCCCACTGGCATCCGGCGTACGAGCGGGTCACGGTGATTTCGGGAACGCTGTACTTCGCCGCCGGCGACCGGTTCGCACCGGAAAAAGCCACGGCGTTGACTGCCGGGGCGGTCGCCATCATGCCTCCCAAGATGCCCATGTACGGCTTTACCAAGGAAGAGACAGTCATCCAGGTCCATGGAACCGGCCCCTGGGGCATCGAGTACGTGAACCCCGCGGACGACCCGAGGAAGAAATGA
- a CDS encoding C4-dicarboxylate ABC transporter permease has protein sequence MAVSPEVLGLWLLVALFVLLLAGFPIAFTLLFVALVAGYLGVGTDAFGLMIVQFQSTMEASTLAAVPLFVFMGLILERAGLMERLFGAFRLMFAPLRGSLYLAVLATATIFAMATGIVGASVTVIGLMAGRVMQKSGYDPRLSAGAIAAGGTLGILIPPSVMLIVMGPVLRVSILELFAAAVLPGFLLAGLFLVYCLVRSHFQPHLGPPLPHAERAPSVGYIVKEFAQGVLPLVVIIAATLGSILAGLATPTEAAGVGAFGSFCLTLAYRRMDWRKFKAAMLQTLETSSVVLFLIAASNYFGAVFSILQTPFMITDALLGLGVPPMVLLLLLLALIFFLGWPLDWAPIVLIFLPVMLPVIAQLNVNMVWFGALVAVCLQTAWLSPPVALAAYFLKGVMPEWELKDIYIGMLQFLGLQLVGLMLVFFFPQIALWLPGVLLGR, from the coding sequence ATGGCTGTGAGCCCCGAAGTGCTGGGCCTGTGGCTGCTCGTCGCCCTGTTCGTGCTGCTCCTGGCCGGCTTCCCGATCGCGTTCACTCTTCTTTTCGTCGCGCTGGTCGCCGGCTACCTCGGGGTGGGCACCGACGCCTTCGGGCTGATGATCGTGCAATTCCAAAGCACCATGGAGGCGTCGACCCTGGCGGCGGTGCCGCTGTTCGTCTTCATGGGGCTCATTCTCGAGCGCGCGGGGCTCATGGAGCGGCTCTTCGGCGCGTTCCGGCTCATGTTCGCTCCGTTGCGGGGCTCCCTCTACCTGGCGGTTCTCGCCACGGCCACCATTTTCGCCATGGCCACCGGCATCGTCGGGGCGTCGGTCACCGTTATCGGGCTGATGGCGGGCCGGGTGATGCAAAAGAGCGGGTACGATCCCCGACTTTCCGCCGGCGCCATTGCGGCGGGCGGCACGCTGGGCATCCTCATTCCACCGAGCGTCATGCTCATCGTGATGGGCCCGGTTCTGCGCGTGTCCATCCTGGAACTGTTCGCCGCCGCCGTGTTACCCGGCTTTCTCCTGGCGGGGCTGTTCCTGGTCTATTGCCTGGTGCGCTCACACTTCCAGCCCCACCTGGGGCCGCCGCTTCCTCACGCCGAGCGGGCCCCTTCGGTCGGCTACATCGTCAAGGAGTTCGCTCAGGGCGTGCTTCCCCTTGTCGTGATCATCGCCGCCACCCTCGGCAGCATCCTGGCCGGGCTGGCCACGCCGACGGAAGCGGCCGGCGTAGGCGCCTTCGGTTCCTTCTGCCTGACGCTCGCCTACCGGCGCATGGACTGGCGGAAGTTCAAGGCCGCCATGCTGCAGACGCTGGAGACTTCGAGCGTGGTGCTGTTTCTCATCGCCGCGTCGAACTACTTCGGCGCCGTGTTCTCCATTCTCCAGACCCCGTTCATGATCACCGATGCGTTGCTCGGGCTCGGGGTGCCCCCCATGGTTCTGCTGCTTCTGCTGCTCGCACTCATTTTCTTCCTGGGGTGGCCGCTGGACTGGGCGCCGATCGTTCTCATCTTTCTTCCGGTCATGCTGCCGGTGATCGCCCAGCTCAACGTCAACATGGTATGGTTCGGCGCCCTGGTGGCGGTCTGCCTCCAGACTGCGTGGCTTTCGCCTCCCGTCGCGCTGGCCGCCTACTTCCTCAAGGGCGTCATGCCCGAGTGGGAGCTGAAGGACATCTACATCGGCATGCTCCAGTTCCTGGGCCTGCAGCTCGTGGGCCTGATGCTGGTGTTCTTCTTCCCCCAGATCGCCCTCTGGCTTCCAGGCGTTCTCTTGGGCCGATAA
- a CDS encoding transporter DctQ-related protein, whose product MEQALNERAPDSSGHPPPETLPPRALLRVIHALDAFAERTGWLVSWLIVPLVMVMVHEVVARYFFDAPTIWAHDASFMLYGAFFMLGAAYALKQKAHIRTDFLYNGFPVRWQAFVDTVAYVFFFFPGLAIFLWYGWDFFYESWRLKERAITSPWMPPLYPFKAVIPVTGALLLIQGVSETLKSLYALIKGRWL is encoded by the coding sequence ATGGAGCAAGCCCTGAACGAAAGAGCGCCCGACAGCAGCGGCCATCCCCCGCCGGAGACGCTGCCGCCCCGGGCGCTGCTGCGCGTCATCCACGCTCTGGACGCGTTCGCCGAGCGGACGGGGTGGCTCGTTTCCTGGCTGATCGTGCCGCTGGTCATGGTGATGGTGCACGAGGTGGTGGCCAGGTACTTCTTCGACGCGCCGACCATCTGGGCCCACGACGCGAGTTTCATGCTCTACGGGGCGTTCTTCATGCTGGGGGCGGCCTACGCGCTCAAGCAGAAGGCCCACATCCGCACCGACTTCCTCTACAACGGCTTTCCGGTCCGCTGGCAGGCCTTCGTGGACACCGTCGCCTACGTGTTCTTCTTCTTTCCCGGGCTCGCCATCTTCCTGTGGTACGGATGGGACTTTTTTTATGAGTCCTGGCGCTTGAAGGAGCGCGCCATCACCAGCCCGTGGATGCCGCCGCTCTATCCCTTCAAGGCGGTCATCCCGGTGACCGGGGCGCTGCTTTTGATCCAGGGCGTCTCGGAGACCCTCAAGAGCCTCTATGCGCTGATCAAGGGGAGATGGCTGTGA
- the gatA gene encoding glutamyl-tRNA(Gln) amidotransferase subunit A, which translates to MEMSKSWEIGNIGDAFEPSPLPGTVAEAAYRLRAGALTAVNLTRACLEGIARLDHRLKAFITVAEDEALATAEAMDAELRQGKDRGPLHGIPIVHKDLYDTAGMLTTVGSELFRQRVPREDATVVRKLRAAGTVMLGKTNLSEFAAGTSGTNRAFGDTCNPWDLARSAGGSSSGTAAALAAGLCLGGTGTDTGGSIRIPASWSGIVGIRPTFGLVSLHGCHPRAHSLDCGGPLARTVADAAILLNAMAGYDPRYRHSIRAPKADYTADLDKGVKALRLGIIEDYTFRDIDPEVAGAVQAAVNQLAQLGAEIKVIKVPLLSDSLEHSSLLDVLCYEFNQILGERYRTTGNKEEMFGPIVRANIARGETISREAYEKLLAERPKRIAAMKEIFREVDALLTPTAPTAAPPLDAGPEVYDRARRFNLPISFLGLPAVSVPCGFSAAGLPIGLHLVGDTLQEALLLRIAAAYEEATRFYQRRPPVHIARGPQAYV; encoded by the coding sequence ATGGAAATGAGCAAGTCCTGGGAAATCGGAAACATCGGCGATGCGTTCGAGCCGTCGCCGCTTCCCGGCACCGTCGCCGAAGCGGCATACCGCTTGCGCGCGGGCGCACTGACGGCGGTCAACCTCACCCGCGCCTGCCTGGAGGGCATCGCGCGCCTGGATCACCGGCTCAAGGCCTTCATCACGGTCGCCGAAGACGAGGCGCTGGCAACGGCGGAAGCCATGGACGCCGAGCTCAGGCAAGGCAAGGACCGGGGCCCGCTCCATGGCATTCCCATCGTTCACAAGGATCTTTATGACACGGCGGGCATGCTGACCACGGTTGGATCGGAGCTGTTCCGCCAGCGCGTTCCTCGGGAGGATGCAACAGTCGTGCGCAAGCTCAGGGCGGCCGGCACTGTGATGCTGGGCAAAACCAACCTGAGCGAATTTGCCGCAGGCACCTCGGGGACCAACAGGGCCTTCGGCGACACCTGCAATCCCTGGGACCTCGCCCGCTCGGCCGGAGGTTCCTCCAGCGGCACGGCGGCGGCGCTCGCGGCCGGCTTGTGCCTGGGCGGCACGGGCACGGACACCGGCGGCTCCATCCGCATCCCCGCGAGCTGGTCCGGGATCGTAGGCATCCGTCCCACCTTCGGGCTGGTGAGCCTGCACGGCTGCCATCCGCGCGCCCACAGCCTGGACTGCGGCGGTCCCCTGGCACGCACGGTGGCCGACGCCGCGATCCTGCTCAACGCCATGGCGGGCTACGACCCGCGGTACAGGCACTCGATCCGCGCCCCCAAGGCGGATTACACCGCGGACCTGGACAAGGGCGTGAAGGCATTGCGCCTGGGGATCATCGAAGATTACACCTTCCGCGACATCGACCCGGAAGTGGCGGGCGCGGTACAGGCGGCCGTGAACCAGCTTGCGCAATTGGGCGCCGAGATCAAGGTCATCAAGGTTCCCCTGTTGAGCGATTCTCTGGAGCATTCGTCCCTGCTCGACGTCCTGTGCTACGAATTCAACCAGATCCTGGGCGAGCGGTACCGCACGACCGGGAACAAGGAAGAAATGTTCGGGCCCATCGTGCGGGCGAACATCGCCCGAGGCGAAACGATCTCCCGGGAAGCCTACGAAAAGCTTCTCGCCGAGCGGCCCAAACGCATCGCGGCGATGAAGGAAATCTTCAGGGAGGTGGACGCGCTGCTAACGCCCACGGCGCCGACGGCAGCGCCGCCCCTCGACGCTGGCCCCGAGGTGTACGATCGCGCTCGCCGATTCAATCTGCCCATCAGCTTTCTCGGATTGCCCGCCGTTTCCGTGCCGTGCGGCTTCAGCGCGGCGGGACTGCCGATCGGGCTGCACCTCGTCGGCGACACGCTCCAGGAAGCGTTGCTACTGCGGATCGCCGCGGCGTATGAAGAGGCCACCCGGTTCTATCAAAGACGGCCGCCGGTGCACATCGCCCGCGGGCCGCAAGCTTATGTCTGA
- the ychF gene encoding ribosome-binding ATPase YchF, translating into MGLKCGIVGLPNVGKSTLFNALTQASIPAENYPFCTIDPNVGVVEVPDPRLAQLAAIVKPQKVVPAIVEFVDIAGLVAGASRGEGLGNQFLAHIRETDAIAHVVRCFENENVAHVTGKVDPVADVETINTELALADLATVGRALARYQKPANAGDKEARAQVAVLERLEAHLNQGLPARTLDLTLEEQERVKPLCLLTLKPVLYVANVDEEGFGDNPLLQRLKAYAANEEAPVVPLCAALEAQIADLPEEDKKLFLADLGLAEPGLNRLIRSAYALLGLQTFFTAGPKEVRAWTIHRDDTAPRAAGVIHTDFERGFIRAEVISFADFIACGGEQGAKEAGKLRLEGKDYVVQEGDVIHFRFNV; encoded by the coding sequence ATGGGACTCAAGTGCGGCATCGTGGGACTGCCCAACGTGGGCAAGTCCACCCTGTTCAACGCCCTCACCCAGGCGTCCATCCCGGCGGAGAACTACCCCTTCTGCACCATCGACCCCAACGTGGGGGTGGTGGAGGTGCCGGACCCCCGGCTCGCCCAGCTCGCCGCCATCGTCAAACCCCAGAAGGTGGTGCCGGCCATCGTGGAATTCGTCGACATCGCTGGGCTGGTGGCGGGGGCCTCCAGGGGCGAGGGGCTGGGCAACCAGTTTCTCGCCCACATCCGCGAGACCGACGCCATCGCCCACGTGGTGCGCTGCTTTGAAAACGAAAACGTGGCCCATGTGACCGGCAAGGTGGATCCCGTCGCCGACGTGGAGACCATCAACACGGAGCTCGCCCTGGCGGACCTAGCCACCGTGGGCAGGGCCCTCGCCCGCTACCAGAAGCCGGCCAACGCGGGGGACAAGGAGGCGCGCGCCCAGGTGGCGGTGCTGGAGCGGCTCGAGGCACACCTGAACCAGGGCTTGCCGGCCCGCACCCTTGATCTCACCCTCGAGGAGCAAGAGCGGGTCAAGCCCCTGTGCTTGCTCACCCTGAAGCCCGTGCTCTACGTGGCCAACGTGGACGAGGAAGGATTCGGCGACAACCCCCTCCTGCAGCGGCTTAAGGCCTACGCGGCGAATGAAGAGGCACCCGTGGTGCCCCTGTGCGCGGCGCTGGAAGCCCAGATCGCCGATTTGCCCGAGGAGGACAAAAAGCTGTTCCTCGCCGACCTGGGGCTTGCGGAGCCGGGCTTGAATCGCCTGATCCGCAGCGCCTACGCGCTCCTCGGGCTGCAGACCTTCTTCACCGCCGGACCCAAAGAGGTACGCGCCTGGACCATCCATCGGGACGACACCGCGCCCCGGGCGGCGGGGGTCATCCACACCGACTTCGAGCGCGGCTTCATCCGCGCCGAGGTGATCTCCTTCGCCGATTTCATCGCCTGCGGCGGCGAGCAAGGGGCCAAGGAGGCGGGCAAGCTCCGGCTGGAAGGCAAGGACTATGTGGTCCAGGAAGGCGACGTGATCCACTTCCGCTTCAACGTCTGA